A DNA window from Panthera tigris isolate Pti1 chromosome X, P.tigris_Pti1_mat1.1, whole genome shotgun sequence contains the following coding sequences:
- the CLDN34 gene encoding claudin-34 isoform X1: MLERRWRNWSLHALLVGRQNDPQYAVSMALPLGANSCQTAGFTLATIGWILTITSMGLVEWRVWHIGNTSLSYSGVVCVGMWKVCIYHHVPNTNRSALCYHYAYNDTYIPLDIRICQNLLLVASILGLMGRVSIIFALKNLCVGSGQRNVTFSPLVVSGILDIAAGICILIPVIWNYRSVMNEEGIAFPPFLSIPFKPNTQELGSAILVAGLSAIMMLSSGLIFLFYRCPIACRVHPQTSEI, from the exons ATGCTAGAAAGGAGGTGGAGGAACTGGAGCcttcatgcattgctggtgggaaggcagaaTG ACCCCCAGTACGCAGTTTCCATGGCCTTGCCGCTGGGTGCCAACAGCTGCCAAACGGCAGGCTTCACCCTAGCCACCATAGGATGGATCCTCACCATCACTTCCATGGGCCTCGTGGAGTGGCGAGTGTGGCACATAGGGAACACCTCTCTCTCTTACTCCGGAGTGGTCTGTGTGGGAATGTGGAAGGTGTGCATTTACCACCATGTCCCCAACACCAACAGATCTGCATTGTGTTACCATTACGCCTACAATGATACTTACATCCCTTTGGATATTCGTATTTGTCAAAATCTCCTGTTGGTCGCCAGCATCCTAGGTCTTATGGGGAGAGTCTCCATCATCTTTGCACTTAAAAATCTGTGCGTTGGAAGTGGTCAGAGGAATGTCACCTTCAGTCCACTTGTTGTCTCAGGAATTCTGGACATAGCTGCTGGTATCTGTATCTTGATCCCTGTGATCTGGAATTACCGCTCCGTGATGAATGAAGAGGGTATTGCCTTCCCACCATTTCTCTCTATACCCTTCAAGCCCAATACTCAGGAGCTTGGCAGTGCCATTCTGGTGGCAGGCCTGAGTGCCATCATGATGCTGTCCAGCggattaattttcctcttttacaGGTGCCCCATAGCTTGCCGAGTGCATCCTCAAACTTCAGAAATATAA
- the CLDN34 gene encoding claudin-34 isoform X2, with product MALPLGANSCQTAGFTLATIGWILTITSMGLVEWRVWHIGNTSLSYSGVVCVGMWKVCIYHHVPNTNRSALCYHYAYNDTYIPLDIRICQNLLLVASILGLMGRVSIIFALKNLCVGSGQRNVTFSPLVVSGILDIAAGICILIPVIWNYRSVMNEEGIAFPPFLSIPFKPNTQELGSAILVAGLSAIMMLSSGLIFLFYRCPIACRVHPQTSEI from the coding sequence ATGGCCTTGCCGCTGGGTGCCAACAGCTGCCAAACGGCAGGCTTCACCCTAGCCACCATAGGATGGATCCTCACCATCACTTCCATGGGCCTCGTGGAGTGGCGAGTGTGGCACATAGGGAACACCTCTCTCTCTTACTCCGGAGTGGTCTGTGTGGGAATGTGGAAGGTGTGCATTTACCACCATGTCCCCAACACCAACAGATCTGCATTGTGTTACCATTACGCCTACAATGATACTTACATCCCTTTGGATATTCGTATTTGTCAAAATCTCCTGTTGGTCGCCAGCATCCTAGGTCTTATGGGGAGAGTCTCCATCATCTTTGCACTTAAAAATCTGTGCGTTGGAAGTGGTCAGAGGAATGTCACCTTCAGTCCACTTGTTGTCTCAGGAATTCTGGACATAGCTGCTGGTATCTGTATCTTGATCCCTGTGATCTGGAATTACCGCTCCGTGATGAATGAAGAGGGTATTGCCTTCCCACCATTTCTCTCTATACCCTTCAAGCCCAATACTCAGGAGCTTGGCAGTGCCATTCTGGTGGCAGGCCTGAGTGCCATCATGATGCTGTCCAGCggattaattttcctcttttacaGGTGCCCCATAGCTTGCCGAGTGCATCCTCAAACTTCAGAAATATAA